One Campylobacter concisus DNA window includes the following coding sequences:
- the hsrA gene encoding homeostatic response regulator transcription factor HsrA: MRILIVEDEVTLNKTIAEGLQEFGYQTDSSENFKDAEYYIGIRNYDLVLTDWMLQDGDGVDLINIIKHKSPRTSVVVLSAKDDKESEIKALRAGADDYIKKPFDFDILVARLEARLRFGGTNIIKIDELIINPDEEKITYLGRDIELKGKPFEVLTHLARHSDQIVSKEQLLDAIWEEPELVTPNVIEVAINQIRQKMDKPLNISTIETVRRRGYRFCFPKKA, encoded by the coding sequence ATGCGTATTTTAATAGTAGAAGACGAAGTAACGCTAAATAAGACGATTGCTGAGGGCTTGCAAGAGTTTGGTTATCAGACAGATAGCTCTGAAAATTTCAAAGACGCTGAGTACTACATCGGCATCAGAAACTACGACTTAGTTTTAACTGACTGGATGCTTCAAGATGGTGACGGCGTTGATCTTATAAACATCATAAAACATAAATCTCCACGTACTTCAGTCGTAGTTCTTTCTGCAAAAGACGACAAAGAGAGCGAGATAAAAGCGCTTAGAGCTGGCGCTGATGACTACATCAAAAAACCATTTGATTTTGACATTTTAGTGGCTAGACTAGAGGCTAGACTACGCTTTGGCGGCACAAATATCATCAAGATAGACGAGCTTATCATCAACCCTGACGAAGAGAAGATCACATATCTTGGCCGTGACATCGAACTAAAGGGCAAGCCATTTGAGGTGCTTACTCACCTTGCAAGACACTCAGATCAGATCGTATCTAAAGAGCAACTACTTGACGCTATCTGGGAAGAGCCAGAGCTCGTAACTCCAAATGTTATCGAGGTTGCTATTAACCAAATTCGCCAAAAAATGGACAAACCGCTAAATATTTCGACAATAGAAACTGTTAGAAGACGCGGATATAGATTTTGCTTTCCCAAAAAAGCTTAA
- a CDS encoding dihydroneopterin aldolase, protein MKSEIITIIKDYKFQTVIGMFDFERVAKQEVKVSLEFRSTSLIDYVLVADFIKDFYNEMKFQSVEESLEATCKALKERFSSLTSLDMEILKTEILPSAIVGAKISTVF, encoded by the coding sequence ATGAAAAGTGAAATAATAACGATCATTAAGGATTATAAATTTCAAACCGTTATCGGGATGTTTGACTTTGAGCGAGTTGCAAAGCAAGAGGTAAAAGTAAGCTTAGAATTTCGCTCGACTAGCTTGATTGATTATGTTTTGGTGGCGGATTTTATAAAAGACTTTTACAATGAGATGAAATTTCAAAGCGTAGAAGAGTCGCTAGAAGCAACCTGCAAAGCGCTAAAAGAGAGGTTTAGCTCGCTTACTAGCTTAGATATGGAGATTTTAAAAACCGAGATTTTACCAAGCGCAATCGTCGGTGCAAAAATCAGCACTGTTTTTTAA
- the plsY gene encoding glycerol-3-phosphate 1-O-acyltransferase PlsY produces MQNLILYAVSYLLGSIPSGLILAKIFGHVDIKKEGSKSIGATNVLRVLKQTNPKLAKKLAILTVVCDVLKGVLPLIVASLLGASQSVLWTMAVLSVAGHCFSIFLGFQGGKGVATGAGVLAFFLPVEIIIALVVWFLVGKFLKISSLASLCALIALIASSFIIHPELDEIYTHAPILIIAFLVVYKHIPNIVRLLSGKEQKVV; encoded by the coding sequence ATGCAAAATTTAATACTTTATGCCGTTAGCTACCTGCTTGGCAGCATCCCATCAGGGCTCATACTAGCAAAAATTTTCGGACATGTTGATATAAAAAAAGAGGGCAGCAAAAGCATAGGCGCGACAAATGTTTTAAGGGTTTTAAAGCAAACAAACCCAAAACTCGCCAAAAAATTAGCCATTTTAACAGTAGTTTGTGACGTTTTAAAGGGCGTTTTGCCACTTATCGTAGCCTCTTTGCTTGGAGCTAGCCAAAGCGTGCTTTGGACGATGGCAGTTTTAAGCGTTGCGGGGCATTGTTTTTCTATATTTTTAGGCTTTCAAGGAGGCAAAGGCGTGGCGACCGGGGCTGGCGTGCTCGCATTTTTCTTGCCAGTTGAGATCATAATCGCTCTTGTCGTTTGGTTTTTGGTCGGTAAATTTTTAAAGATAAGCTCTCTAGCCTCGTTATGCGCGCTGATAGCTCTCATCGCATCAAGCTTTATTATCCACCCAGAGCTTGATGAAATTTACACTCACGCGCCGATCCTTATCATTGCTTTTTTGGTAGTTTATAAGCACATACCAAATATCGTTCGCCTGCTTTCAGGCAAGGAGCAAAAAGTCGTATGA
- a CDS encoding ATP-binding protein: MKTIQENLKLFYIGLKDKEPFFYKNKDLTTHAAIIGMTGSGKTGLGITLLEEACIDNIPSIIIDPKGDITNLALTFPQMRAEDFLPYVDEAEATNKGQSVEEFATSQAELWRNGIESSFQDLERVKILKDSASFNIYTPKSSAGIGVALLSDFACPNISDEEIFSNYINSLAASVLSLIGMSSEDMSSKEQLLISTIFETKFKEQKDVSIEELINFIANPPFKKIGVFDVDTFYPSSERLKLAMKINALIASPSFKGWTQGVRLEISKMLFDENGKAKCNIFTISHLNDAERMFFVTLLLNEIIAWMRGTEGTSSLRAILYMDEIFGFFPPNANPPSKTPMLTLLKQARAFGLGCVLSTQNPVDLDYKGLSNIGTWFIGRLQTAQDKARVIDGLSGIADSSLDKASLENLISNLAKRNFLLKNINEDGLSVISTRWALSYLKGPLSREQISNLMKDKKENLSSQGVDKSEMKFSAKPIISSAITQLYASSKSLTPNLLASAKVRIYDAKKSIDSVCEVSYLYELSENDKEPNWSEASEGMHVDASENEPSGASFATVPNFVTSAKNFNALEKEFKEFLYRNFKFNTFEAMGIYSKENESKEEFFIRLQDKCNEILEEQTAKLTAKFEKEQKSLQDKLNKALAKLDKEQKEMTTSGLDAAINIGASIFGAIFGNKLLSRQNAGKIASSARSANKVLKERSDVKLSEQSVNDISLAISELEEKFAQECDALKEANDVKNITINETQISPKKSDIYDEKIVLLWR, from the coding sequence GTGAAAACCATACAAGAGAATTTAAAGCTTTTTTACATCGGACTAAAAGATAAAGAGCCATTTTTTTATAAAAACAAGGACCTAACCACCCACGCAGCCATTATCGGTATGACTGGCAGCGGCAAAACAGGCCTTGGTATCACACTTTTAGAAGAAGCCTGCATAGACAATATCCCCTCCATCATCATCGATCCAAAGGGAGATATCACAAATTTAGCCCTCACCTTTCCGCAGATGAGAGCGGAGGATTTTTTGCCTTATGTCGATGAAGCAGAGGCTACAAATAAAGGTCAAAGTGTAGAGGAATTTGCCACCTCTCAGGCCGAGCTTTGGAGAAACGGCATAGAGTCGAGCTTTCAAGACCTTGAGCGAGTAAAAATTTTAAAAGATAGCGCTAGCTTTAATATCTACACACCAAAAAGCTCAGCTGGCATAGGTGTGGCGCTACTTAGCGACTTTGCCTGCCCAAATATTAGTGACGAAGAAATTTTTAGCAACTATATAAACTCACTCGCAGCGTCGGTGCTATCGCTTATTGGCATGAGTTCAGAGGATATGAGCTCAAAAGAGCAGCTGCTTATTTCCACTATATTTGAGACTAAATTTAAAGAGCAAAAAGACGTCAGCATCGAAGAGCTTATAAATTTCATAGCAAATCCGCCGTTTAAAAAGATAGGCGTTTTTGATGTAGATACCTTCTATCCAAGCAGTGAGCGTCTAAAGCTTGCCATGAAGATAAACGCACTCATCGCAAGTCCAAGCTTTAAGGGCTGGACGCAGGGCGTTAGACTTGAAATTTCAAAGATGCTTTTTGACGAAAACGGCAAAGCAAAGTGCAATATCTTTACGATCTCACACCTAAATGACGCTGAAAGGATGTTTTTTGTCACCCTTTTACTAAACGAGATCATCGCGTGGATGCGCGGCACAGAGGGCACTAGCTCACTTAGAGCGATCCTATATATGGATGAAATTTTTGGCTTTTTTCCGCCAAACGCAAATCCTCCGTCAAAAACGCCTATGCTCACACTTTTAAAACAAGCCCGTGCATTTGGTTTGGGCTGCGTTTTAAGCACGCAAAACCCAGTCGATCTTGACTACAAAGGCCTTAGCAACATCGGCACTTGGTTCATCGGCCGTCTCCAAACAGCGCAGGATAAAGCCCGCGTGATCGACGGGCTAAGCGGCATCGCAGACTCAAGCTTAGACAAAGCCTCACTTGAAAATCTCATATCAAATTTAGCCAAAAGAAATTTCTTACTCAAAAATATAAACGAAGATGGCCTAAGCGTCATCTCCACGCGCTGGGCACTTAGCTACCTAAAAGGTCCGCTCAGCCGCGAGCAAATTTCAAATTTGATGAAAGATAAAAAAGAAAATTTAAGCAGCCAAGGCGTAGATAAAAGCGAGATGAAATTTAGCGCAAAACCTATCATCTCAAGTGCGATCACGCAGCTTTATGCTAGCTCAAAAAGCCTCACACCAAATTTACTAGCAAGCGCAAAAGTGAGAATTTATGACGCCAAAAAAAGCATAGATAGCGTTTGTGAGGTGAGCTATCTTTACGAGCTTAGTGAAAACGACAAAGAGCCAAACTGGAGCGAGGCTAGCGAAGGCATGCACGTTGATGCGAGCGAAAATGAGCCAAGCGGCGCAAGCTTTGCTACTGTGCCAAATTTCGTAACGAGCGCTAAAAATTTTAACGCTTTAGAGAAAGAATTTAAAGAGTTTTTGTATAGAAATTTCAAATTTAACACCTTTGAAGCGATGGGAATTTACTCAAAAGAAAACGAGTCAAAAGAGGAGTTTTTCATAAGACTTCAAGATAAGTGCAATGAAATTTTAGAGGAGCAAACCGCAAAGCTCACTGCTAAATTTGAAAAAGAGCAAAAGAGCTTGCAAGATAAGCTAAACAAAGCCCTTGCAAAGCTTGATAAAGAGCAAAAAGAGATGACCACAAGCGGCCTTGATGCGGCTATAAATATAGGCGCAAGCATATTTGGAGCGATATTTGGCAACAAGCTCTTATCTCGCCAAAACGCCGGCAAGATCGCATCAAGTGCAAGAAGCGCAAACAAGGTCTTAAAAGAGCGAAGCGACGTCAAGCTTAGCGAGCAAAGCGTAAATGATATAAGCTTAGCCATAAGCGAGCTCGAAGAGAAATTTGCACAAGAGTGCGATGCGCTAAAAGAGGCGAATGATGTTAAAAACATCACGATAAACGAAACGCAAATTTCGCCAAAGAAAAGCGACATCTACGACGAAAAAATCGTGCTTTTGTGGAGATGA
- a CDS encoding PilZ domain-containing protein, with protein sequence MEFKGRQELVENCEDCILGLRAKFIDEGIKFCRQLTLVVPHEQMKICLESIFDALLIQKPNATQIRDDLNSLIPKLNAKDELVNFLLLNLTLNFSHACDDAVYVGYFVNAVSRMKEILYNTQDHQEATVKTMIDTGSFFYEDPINTFTRMKNAKVRPEFLNLYDGLNIKYEAEILEVKEDSVVFRVDMMQILAMKQDGKGFILPNSFFSKQLRADIIDYNIADKSVTLSNFSRTATMHANKRKFQRVLPNRFTKISLKGEQGELVGSLYDISEGGMSILSSQATNFKDGEELEANFDIMLSPDEVKNVSLKLRLVTELAYKGYIRYCMQLVDDDKTIKDFTQKRVKETLDELRSRINLYE encoded by the coding sequence ATGGAGTTTAAGGGCAGGCAAGAACTTGTCGAAAATTGCGAGGATTGCATACTTGGTTTAAGAGCTAAATTTATAGATGAGGGCATCAAATTTTGCAGACAACTAACCCTTGTAGTGCCACACGAGCAGATGAAAATTTGCCTTGAGAGTATCTTTGACGCGCTACTCATCCAAAAACCAAATGCCACACAAATTCGCGACGACTTAAACAGCCTAATACCAAAACTAAACGCAAAAGATGAGCTAGTAAATTTCTTGCTCTTAAATTTGACACTAAATTTTAGTCATGCTTGCGACGATGCAGTATATGTGGGCTATTTTGTAAATGCTGTCTCAAGAATGAAGGAAATTTTATATAACACGCAGGATCACCAAGAAGCCACGGTAAAAACGATGATCGATACTGGCTCATTTTTTTACGAAGATCCGATCAACACATTTACACGCATGAAAAATGCCAAGGTCCGCCCTGAGTTTTTAAATTTATACGACGGACTAAATATAAAATACGAAGCCGAAATTTTAGAGGTTAAAGAAGATAGCGTCGTTTTTCGCGTAGATATGATGCAAATTTTAGCTATGAAGCAAGATGGCAAGGGCTTTATCCTGCCAAACAGCTTCTTCTCAAAGCAACTTCGCGCCGACATCATCGACTACAATATCGCCGATAAAAGTGTCACCCTTTCAAATTTCTCGCGCACAGCGACCATGCATGCAAACAAGAGAAAATTTCAGCGCGTCTTGCCAAACCGCTTTACCAAAATTTCTCTAAAAGGCGAGCAAGGCGAGCTTGTTGGCAGCCTTTATGACATCTCAGAAGGCGGCATGAGCATATTAAGCTCACAAGCTACAAATTTTAAAGACGGCGAAGAGTTGGAGGCAAATTTTGACATCATGCTCTCACCAGATGAAGTAAAAAACGTCTCTTTGAAGCTAAGGCTCGTCACTGAGCTAGCATACAAGGGCTACATCAGATACTGCATGCAGCTAGTTGATGATGACAAAACGATAAAAGACTTCACACAAAAGCGCGTCAAAGAGACACTGGACGAGCTTCGCTCACGCATAAATTTATACGAATAA
- a CDS encoding peroxiredoxin gives MLVTKKAPDFTAAAVLGNNQIVNDFNLYKNIGEKGAVVFFYPMDFTFVCPSEIIAFDKRYDEFKSRGIEVIAVSCDNQFSHFAWKETPVNKGGIGKVRFPIVADMTKSIARGFDVLLEDAGVALRGSFLLDKDGTVRHAVINDLPLGRNIDEMIRMVDTMLFTNEHGEVCPAGWHKGDAGMKPSTEGVADYLSHNESKL, from the coding sequence ATGTTAGTAACAAAAAAAGCACCTGACTTTACAGCTGCAGCAGTTTTAGGAAACAATCAAATTGTAAATGATTTCAACCTTTACAAAAACATCGGCGAAAAAGGCGCTGTTGTATTCTTCTATCCAATGGACTTTACATTCGTTTGCCCAAGCGAGATCATCGCATTTGATAAAAGATATGACGAGTTCAAGTCACGCGGTATCGAAGTTATCGCGGTTTCTTGCGACAACCAGTTCTCACACTTTGCATGGAAAGAGACTCCAGTAAATAAAGGCGGTATCGGCAAAGTTCGCTTCCCGATCGTAGCTGACATGACAAAATCAATCGCTCGTGGCTTTGACGTACTTCTAGAAGATGCTGGCGTAGCACTTCGCGGATCATTCTTACTTGATAAAGACGGCACAGTTCGCCACGCAGTTATAAATGACCTACCACTTGGCAGAAACATCGACGAGATGATTAGAATGGTAGATACTATGTTATTTACAAACGAGCACGGTGAAGTTTGCCCAGCTGGCTGGCACAAAGGTGACGCTGGTATGAAACCAAGCACTGAAGGTGTTGCTGACTACCTTTCACACAACGAAAGCAAACTATAA
- a CDS encoding beta-ketoacyl-ACP synthase III codes for MPKASLISIASYVPEKILTNFDFEKMVDTSDEWIVKRTGIEQRHIATTEITSDLGTKAAELAIKRSGLEKSQIDAVICATISPDHLCMPSTACKIASNLGLNFGITAFDISAACTGFIYLLELANSLIISGAKKNVLIIGAEKLSSIIDYTDRSTCILFGDGAGAAVISASEENEIIDIHTASDGRQAELLITPGCGSAFPASDETLKNRLNFIHMSGNEVFKIAVQTLSKSVIEILHANKMQSEDIDFFIPHQANIRIIDAVKNRLNFTDEQCVLTVAKYGNTSSASIPMAINDAYEDGRIKNGSVLLLDAFGGGFTWGSAILKFGGRNFSDL; via the coding sequence ATGCCAAAAGCTTCATTGATCTCCATTGCGTCATATGTCCCAGAAAAAATTTTAACAAATTTTGATTTTGAAAAAATGGTCGACACGAGCGATGAGTGGATAGTGAAGCGAACCGGTATAGAACAAAGACATATCGCAACGACTGAGATAACAAGCGATCTTGGCACAAAAGCTGCTGAGCTAGCTATAAAACGCTCAGGGCTTGAAAAATCACAAATCGACGCGGTAATCTGCGCTACGATATCTCCAGATCATCTTTGCATGCCTTCAACTGCCTGCAAGATAGCTTCAAATTTAGGCTTAAATTTTGGCATTACAGCTTTTGATATAAGCGCAGCTTGCACAGGATTTATCTATCTTTTAGAGCTTGCAAATTCTCTTATCATAAGTGGTGCTAAGAAAAATGTCTTGATCATAGGAGCTGAAAAACTAAGCTCGATAATCGACTACACAGATAGAAGCACATGCATACTTTTTGGTGACGGAGCTGGCGCTGCTGTGATAAGCGCTAGCGAAGAAAATGAGATCATCGACATCCACACTGCAAGCGATGGCAGACAGGCTGAGCTTTTGATAACTCCAGGATGTGGTAGTGCATTTCCAGCTAGCGATGAGACGCTAAAAAATAGACTAAATTTCATCCACATGAGCGGGAATGAGGTCTTTAAGATAGCGGTTCAAACGCTTAGCAAAAGCGTGATAGAAATTTTACACGCAAACAAAATGCAAAGCGAAGATATCGACTTTTTCATACCTCATCAAGCAAATATCAGGATAATAGACGCCGTAAAAAATAGGCTAAATTTTACAGACGAGCAGTGTGTTTTGACAGTTGCAAAATATGGCAACACAAGCTCTGCTTCGATCCCAATGGCTATAAATGATGCTTACGAGGATGGGCGCATCAAAAATGGCTCTGTTTTGCTTCTTGATGCATTTGGTGGTGGCTTTACTTGGGGTTCGGCGATACTAAAATTTGGCGGTAGAAATTTTAGCGATCTGTAA
- the plsX gene encoding phosphate acyltransferase PlsX, with protein sequence MIRIAIDAMGGDFGAEPIISGVIEALKEAEFKAVLVGDSNAIKPLIPQPYLKNIEFIEATEVISMADGATDALKRKDSTIYKAVELLKDKNVDAVVSAGHSGATMSLATLRVGRLKNVSRPAIATLMPNSKETATLVLDVGANVDCRSEHLFQFAIMGEAYAKEILGRKEPKVGLLSNGEEESKGNEVSKEAFKLVSRLDSFVGNAEGNQIFDGSIDVMVCDGFMGNILLKTSEGVADAIGKIIKKQVKKSPLAMAGSVLMRKVFKTLKKQVSYDEYGGAPLLGVNGCVIISHGKSNSKAIKNAIFQAIKFANSNINKVIEEELSHFAR encoded by the coding sequence ATGATTCGCATTGCTATTGATGCTATGGGTGGTGATTTTGGTGCAGAACCTATAATATCTGGCGTTATCGAAGCACTGAAAGAGGCAGAATTTAAAGCTGTATTAGTTGGCGATAGCAATGCCATAAAACCACTCATTCCACAACCCTATTTAAAAAATATAGAATTTATAGAAGCTACCGAAGTCATCTCTATGGCTGACGGAGCGACAGACGCTCTTAAAAGAAAAGATAGCACGATCTACAAAGCTGTTGAGCTTTTAAAAGACAAAAATGTCGATGCTGTCGTTTCTGCTGGTCACAGCGGTGCTACTATGAGTTTAGCTACGTTAAGAGTTGGTAGATTAAAAAATGTATCTCGTCCAGCGATCGCTACGCTTATGCCTAATTCAAAAGAGACAGCTACTTTGGTTTTGGACGTTGGTGCAAATGTTGATTGCAGAAGCGAACACTTATTTCAATTTGCCATAATGGGCGAAGCCTATGCAAAAGAAATTTTAGGCAGAAAAGAGCCAAAAGTAGGTCTTTTGTCAAATGGCGAAGAAGAGAGTAAAGGCAATGAAGTCAGCAAAGAGGCTTTTAAACTAGTTTCTAGACTTGATAGCTTCGTTGGCAATGCAGAGGGCAATCAAATTTTTGATGGCAGCATTGATGTCATGGTTTGCGACGGTTTTATGGGAAATATCCTACTAAAAACAAGCGAAGGCGTCGCTGATGCCATAGGCAAGATCATCAAAAAGCAAGTTAAAAAATCACCCCTTGCTATGGCTGGATCGGTACTTATGAGAAAAGTTTTCAAAACTCTAAAAAAACAAGTCAGTTACGATGAGTATGGCGGTGCTCCGCTTCTTGGCGTAAATGGCTGCGTCATCATAAGTCACGGCAAAAGCAACTCAAAAGCTATAAAAAATGCAATCTTTCAAGCAATTAAATTTGCTAACTCGAATATAAATAAAGTTATAGAAGAAGAACTTTCACACTTTGCAAGGTAA
- the rpmF gene encoding 50S ribosomal protein L32: protein MAVPKRRVSHSRAAKRRTHYKVTLPVPVKDKDGSWKMPHRINKTTGEY, encoded by the coding sequence ATGGCAGTACCAAAGCGAAGAGTGAGTCATTCTCGTGCAGCAAAACGTAGAACACATTACAAAGTTACACTTCCAGTGCCTGTAAAAGACAAAGATGGTTCTTGGAAAATGCCTCACCGCATAAACAAAACAACAGGTGAATACTAA
- the ndk gene encoding nucleoside-diphosphate kinase: MQRTLSIIKPDAVKKNVVGKIIDRFESNGLRIAAAKKIKLSKCDAKAFYAVHKNRPFFNDLVDFMVSGPVVVMVLEGENAVAKNRELMGATNPKEAAPGTIRADFADSIDANAVHGSDSLENAVNEINFFFASREIC, translated from the coding sequence ATGCAAAGAACACTTTCTATTATTAAGCCTGACGCTGTTAAGAAAAATGTTGTTGGAAAGATTATAGATAGATTTGAAAGCAATGGCTTAAGAATCGCAGCTGCAAAGAAAATCAAACTTAGCAAATGCGATGCAAAAGCATTTTATGCAGTTCATAAAAATAGACCTTTCTTCAACGATCTAGTTGATTTTATGGTAAGCGGACCAGTTGTGGTTATGGTTTTAGAGGGCGAAAATGCAGTTGCTAAAAACCGCGAGCTAATGGGTGCAACCAACCCAAAAGAAGCAGCTCCTGGCACTATTAGAGCTGATTTTGCTGATAGCATTGATGCAAACGCAGTTCATGGAAGTGACAGCCTAGAAAACGCTGTAAATGAGATAAATTTCTTCTTTGCTTCAAGAGAAATTTGCTAA
- a CDS encoding NADH-quinone oxidoreductase subunit I: MSVKITDICISCGSCIDECPVSAIVDDSDNPTGADTYYVYSNKCVECVGYNDEPACASACPTDGCIVWDAVVAGQPSRDQIGADARTGSTPVIQ, translated from the coding sequence ATGTCTGTAAAAATAACCGATATATGCATAAGCTGTGGTTCATGCATCGATGAGTGCCCAGTTTCAGCTATTGTTGATGATAGCGATAACCCAACTGGAGCAGATACATACTATGTTTATTCAAACAAATGCGTTGAGTGCGTAGGCTACAACGACGAGCCAGCCTGTGCATCTGCCTGTCCAACTGATGGTTGCATCGTTTGGGATGCCGTAGTAGCAGGACAACCTTCACGTGATCAAATCGGTGCTGATGCTCGCACTGGCAGTACTCCGGTTATCCAATAA